The proteins below come from a single Bacteroidales bacterium WCE2004 genomic window:
- a CDS encoding Lipopolysaccharide biosynthesis protein, LPS:glycosyltransferase, whose protein sequence is MIPIAIAFTPNYFVQAATLLRSVLDACPEGKFRVVCLLTEEIPARMQDKLQRMGAGRLEMEFIPLKGRLQGVYIDPRYSEAASLRLLLPELLPELDRIIYLDCDIVVRQDLARLWQETDLGDNYLGVVFEAAIEGQAERFRALGCDPDRYFNSGFLLMNLAQMRADKISEKLLEACRVPYLEFPDQDALNQVCQGRVLPLSPLYNSIRTFFIPRYKPEFVRQYGEGLWERVQREATIHYTGGKPWNLFTVQFGAWWRVYDTLPAEIREEWTPGKMYRFWKFYRTPFGRLFDAFRGLKQKIG, encoded by the coding sequence ATGATCCCGATCGCCATCGCGTTCACGCCCAACTATTTCGTCCAGGCGGCCACCCTGCTCCGCTCGGTGCTGGATGCCTGCCCGGAGGGGAAATTCCGTGTCGTATGCCTCCTGACCGAGGAGATTCCCGCACGGATGCAGGACAAGCTGCAGCGGATGGGCGCCGGACGGCTGGAGATGGAATTCATCCCGCTGAAGGGCCGCCTTCAGGGCGTCTACATCGACCCGCGCTACTCCGAGGCGGCGTCGCTGCGGCTGCTGCTGCCCGAGCTCCTGCCGGAGCTGGACCGCATCATCTACCTGGACTGCGACATCGTCGTGCGGCAGGACCTCGCCCGCCTGTGGCAGGAAACGGACCTGGGCGACAATTACCTGGGCGTCGTGTTCGAGGCGGCCATCGAGGGGCAGGCCGAACGCTTCCGCGCGCTGGGCTGCGACCCGGACCGCTATTTCAACTCCGGATTCCTGCTGATGAACCTGGCGCAGATGCGCGCCGACAAGATATCGGAAAAGCTGCTGGAGGCCTGCCGCGTCCCCTACCTGGAATTCCCGGACCAGGACGCCCTCAACCAGGTCTGCCAGGGGCGTGTACTGCCGCTGAGCCCGCTCTACAACAGCATCCGCACCTTCTTCATCCCCAGATACAAGCCCGAATTCGTCCGCCAGTACGGCGAAGGGCTGTGGGAGCGGGTGCAGCGCGAGGCCACCATCCACTACACGGGCGGCAAGCCCTGGAACCTCTTCACCGTCCAGTTCGGCGCCTGGTGGCGGGTCTACGACACGCTGCCGGCCGAGATCAGGGAAGAATGGACGCCCGGCAAGATGTACCGCTTCTGGAAATTCTACCGCACCCCCTTCGGACGGCTCTTCGACGCCTTCCGGGGGCTCAAGCAGAAGATCGGATGA
- a CDS encoding Core-2/I-Branching enzyme: MKHAYLILAHHEFALLQTLIGCLDDARNDIYVHIDRKVRELPELHARQARLTVLERRVDIRWADYSMVEAEFALFGAALRDGPHAYYHLLSGVDLPLKSQDRIHAFFEEHAGREFIGYTLTEMTPETVRRMQRWHLFPRHFNRRRDLYSAVRSVCLRCQELLGIKRNRGIVFTKGSQWVSLTEAMVQYILGQEDQVRKTFSHTFVPDECVMQTLCWNSPFRERLYSTASDGEGCMRLIGWRGSELVDWSAADYGTLAASPALFARKFNSSDPEFIQRIVALSK, from the coding sequence ATGAAACACGCCTACCTCATCCTCGCGCACCACGAGTTCGCGCTGCTCCAAACCCTGATCGGGTGTCTGGACGACGCGCGCAACGACATCTACGTGCACATCGACCGCAAGGTCCGCGAACTGCCGGAGCTGCACGCGCGGCAGGCCCGCCTGACGGTCCTGGAGCGGCGCGTGGACATCCGCTGGGCGGACTACTCCATGGTGGAGGCGGAGTTCGCGCTGTTCGGCGCGGCGCTCCGGGACGGCCCCCACGCCTACTACCACCTGCTGTCCGGCGTGGACCTGCCGCTCAAGAGCCAGGACCGCATCCACGCCTTCTTCGAGGAGCATGCCGGCCGGGAATTCATCGGCTACACCCTCACGGAGATGACGCCCGAGACCGTCCGGCGCATGCAGCGCTGGCACCTTTTCCCGCGGCATTTCAACCGCAGGAGAGACCTCTACAGCGCCGTCCGCAGCGTCTGCCTCCGCTGCCAGGAGCTGCTGGGCATCAAACGCAACCGCGGCATCGTCTTCACGAAAGGCTCCCAATGGGTGAGCCTCACCGAAGCGATGGTACAATACATCCTGGGACAGGAAGACCAGGTGCGGAAGACTTTCTCCCACACCTTCGTGCCCGACGAATGCGTAATGCAGACGCTCTGCTGGAACTCCCCGTTCCGGGAGCGGCTCTACAGCACCGCCTCGGACGGCGAGGGCTGCATGCGCCTCATCGGCTGGCGCGGCAGCGAGCTCGTCGACTGGAGCGCCGCCGACTATGGCACACTGGCGGCTTCGCCCGCCCTGTTCGCCCGCAAGTTCAACAGTTCCGATCCGGAATTCATCCAGAGAATCGTGGCGCTTTCGAAATGA
- a CDS encoding Glycosyl transferase family 2 → MKISLIIPVYNAEKTLPDTLESIRAQRFRDFEVVFAEDAGTDGSLALLERFCADSGLPCKLLRAERNGGAAAARNRALDAAEGEYLAFADADDLLDPALLERAAGAAQTADGPADIVGWDWTLGRAAQNGRYMRQADYASATEALCNLTGGTMRWNLWMFLVRRELVEAQHLRFIPGADLGEDMQFMLRAFLHAGRVVQLHEALYRYNAVNSASISRQFSPERRAQIETNLAEAGRHFAGSDFLRAHPDALTDLKLFLKRPLLIGGGKKDFETWYGWFPEANARARQRGALPLHTYLLQKMAARRNWAGVVLYNLLVYKFVYGILYR, encoded by the coding sequence ATGAAGATCAGCCTGATCATACCCGTCTACAACGCCGAAAAGACCCTCCCGGACACGCTGGAGAGCATCCGCGCCCAGCGCTTCCGCGATTTCGAGGTCGTCTTCGCCGAAGACGCCGGAACGGACGGCTCACTCGCGCTGCTGGAGCGCTTCTGCGCCGACAGCGGCCTGCCGTGCAAGCTGCTCCGCGCGGAGCGGAACGGCGGCGCTGCCGCCGCCCGCAACCGGGCGCTGGATGCCGCCGAAGGCGAATATCTCGCTTTCGCGGACGCGGACGACCTGCTGGACCCGGCCCTGCTGGAGCGGGCGGCCGGAGCGGCGCAGACCGCGGACGGGCCCGCCGACATCGTCGGCTGGGACTGGACGCTGGGGCGCGCCGCACAGAACGGCCGCTACATGCGCCAGGCCGACTATGCTTCCGCGACGGAAGCGCTGTGCAACCTCACGGGCGGCACGATGCGCTGGAACCTCTGGATGTTCCTGGTCCGCCGCGAGCTGGTCGAAGCGCAGCACCTGCGCTTCATCCCGGGCGCGGACCTGGGCGAAGACATGCAGTTCATGCTGCGCGCCTTCCTGCACGCCGGCCGCGTGGTGCAGCTACACGAAGCGCTATACCGCTACAACGCGGTCAACAGCGCCTCCATCAGCCGGCAGTTCAGCCCGGAGCGCCGCGCGCAGATCGAGACCAACCTCGCGGAAGCCGGACGGCATTTCGCCGGCTCGGACTTCCTCCGGGCCCATCCCGACGCGCTCACGGACCTCAAGCTCTTCCTCAAGCGCCCGCTGCTGATCGGCGGCGGCAAGAAGGACTTCGAGACCTGGTACGGCTGGTTCCCGGAAGCCAACGCCCGGGCCCGGCAGCGGGGCGCCCTGCCGCTGCACACCTATCTCCTGCAAAAGATGGCCGCCCGGCGCAACTGGGCCGGCGTCGTGCTCTATAACCTGCTAGTTTACAAATTCGTGTACGGTATCCTGTACCGCTAG